One genomic region from Arthrobacter sp. YN encodes:
- a CDS encoding GTP-binding protein codes for MHLTVVSSLDSQCREAATARLGRTHENSVVVLHDLLDGSLVLRRVYRGGQLFERETTVLEHGCLSCTVRLDVVPTAERLAACGFDHVVLGLPPGVAAGMAVAELRRGLSQPAVMDNAVLAMDPADLDDHIWDRHTLFESGFTSMPQDERTSGEFLIGEFGQVDTVMVSPGLGAVLTGDQREGSEAWLVGLELLGQLAPHANAVGSAGEFRPGCFDDAEAAARNRPGVVRVPLSENPGPFRTVLHKTGRPLHPGRFRDALPQLAIGTHWLRGRLWIASAPTRRIAVQGIGPRVWLESTGNWLADSAGSGPGEGATAKAGADVDAFLDWHPHHGDRGTVLAITGRSEDIDPTEIRELLDGCQLTEAEMTLDSGVWDDPLELSDAL; via the coding sequence ATGCACCTCACAGTAGTCAGTTCCCTGGACAGCCAATGCCGCGAGGCAGCCACCGCAAGGCTCGGCCGAACCCATGAGAACTCCGTGGTGGTCCTCCATGATCTCCTGGACGGTTCCCTGGTCCTCCGACGCGTCTATCGGGGCGGTCAGCTGTTCGAACGCGAAACCACGGTCCTGGAGCATGGTTGCCTCAGCTGCACCGTCCGGCTTGACGTAGTCCCGACGGCGGAACGCCTCGCCGCCTGCGGCTTCGACCACGTGGTCCTGGGCCTCCCGCCGGGAGTCGCCGCAGGAATGGCCGTCGCAGAACTTCGCCGTGGACTCAGCCAGCCGGCGGTCATGGACAATGCGGTGCTGGCCATGGACCCGGCGGATTTGGATGACCACATCTGGGACCGACACACCCTGTTCGAATCCGGGTTCACCTCCATGCCCCAGGATGAGCGCACCAGTGGCGAATTCCTGATCGGTGAGTTCGGCCAAGTGGATACCGTGATGGTTTCCCCGGGTCTGGGAGCGGTATTGACCGGGGATCAACGTGAAGGATCGGAGGCATGGCTGGTTGGCCTGGAGCTGCTGGGCCAGTTGGCGCCCCATGCCAACGCCGTCGGGTCGGCCGGGGAATTCCGGCCGGGTTGCTTCGACGATGCTGAAGCAGCGGCACGTAACCGGCCCGGCGTCGTGCGTGTGCCCCTGAGTGAAAATCCGGGTCCCTTCCGGACCGTGCTCCACAAAACGGGCCGTCCCCTTCACCCAGGACGCTTCCGTGATGCGCTGCCACAGCTGGCCATCGGTACGCACTGGCTGCGCGGTCGGCTGTGGATCGCCTCCGCGCCCACGCGGCGGATCGCCGTCCAGGGCATAGGCCCCAGGGTCTGGCTGGAAAGTACCGGGAACTGGCTGGCCGACTCAGCAGGATCCGGCCCTGGCGAGGGGGCAACCGCAAAGGCCGGCGCCGACGTCGACGCGTTCCTGGACTGGCACCCACACCACGGCGACCGCGGCACCGTCCTTGCCATCACCGGACGCTCCGAGGACATCGATCCCACGGAAATCCGCGAACTCCTGGATGGCTGCCAACTGACGGAGGCCGAAATGACACTGGACTCCGGCGTCTGGGACGACCCCCTGGAACTCAGCGACGCCCTCTAA